The Panicum hallii strain FIL2 chromosome 5, PHallii_v3.1, whole genome shotgun sequence genome contains the following window.
ACCACACAGATTTTGGCCGGGGTCCTCATGGAGAAATTATTGCAAGTGAAAAAACCTGGAAGGAAGCTTGTGCGGTAATTTTGCTAATTGCTCAGTTAATTTGTCATGCTCTCACAATGTTACTTGTGCTAGTTGCAATGTACTTTTGCTAATTGCAAAAATAACCAGAGCGCAAGAAGTTCAAGTACGGGGTCCCTCTCTACATAGACCAAATGGCAGAGATGTTCCATGGTGTCACAGTTGATGGCTCTTCATCTTATGTCCCTGGAGAGATGGACCTAACACGTGGGGATGATGATGGAGTTAACTCTgatggagatggagatggagatggGGATGGGGATGGGGATGGATTTGAGAACAACCAATGAGCTTGTATAGCCGCAAGAGCGGAAGCAACACTACGGATACAGCATCAAGTCCAAACAAAAAAAGTAAGAGTCCAATGGTCAAGCTGATGAAGGGGCTCATACAAGAGTTCAAGCGTGAAAGAGAGGAATCCAAAATGCTGAAACAACAGTTGACATCTCAACGAGAAAGGGCTCAACAGAGACTTGAAGAGGATATGGCATACTGTCAGAGCCTGGCTATGGAGTGTGGGGCTTCTGAAGAATCGATTGAATTTTGGATGGCATCTAAGTTGTTTGAAAAACAGAGCCAAAGGGCCTTTTTTAAGAACATAAAAATGAAGGAAGCAAGGTTCATGTGGTTGAAGAGGCACTACCAAAACGTGAAGTTATACTAGAACATGAATGTAGTGTTTTATCCTAAGTTTAGCTGATTTATCTTATGAACTTTCTGATGGACTTGTTGTGATCTTGGTTATGTGAACTTGTGATGAACTATCTTGTGAATTAGTGATGATCTTGGTTATGTTTATTTGATTGGTGTGATGCGTTTTGATTGGTATGTTGCTCTTTGATTGGTGTGCATTGTGGTACAATTACTGCATTATTGTGCTGCTCTATGATTTGATGATGTTGTTCCTTTGTTGCATGTTGTGGAATTCCTGTGCAGGAAGATGGCTCGGCTCAGGAGGAGGGCCATGAGGAGGAGTAGGAGGAGGGTCAAGATGAGGTGCAGGAGGGTCAGGGGGAGGTGCAGAAGGAGGGCCAAGAGGAGGTGCAGCAGGAGGGTTCATCTGATGAGGAGGGCTAGGAGGAGGTGGCTGAGGATATATTACTAACTGAACAACTTTTGGAACTGTCTGAGATGAAGAAGAGAAAAATCATTATGGTTGCTTCAATGATTCGTACGTATTACTTTGATACTTACATGAACAAAGCTGCAAGGAGAGTACCTGCAGAGAGTGGATATGATTGGGTATTAAGAACTATAGACAACAGAACATCTTGCTACAATATGTTTAGGATGAGTAGGCCAGTCTTCAATAAACTTCATAATTTGCTTGTGGAGTCATATGGATTAGAGTCCAGTCACAAGATGTCGTCAGTGGAGGCATTAGCGATGTTTTTATGGATTCTTGGTGCCCCTCAATCTACTAGGCAAGCTGAAGATCGTTTTGTGAGGTCAACCGAAACAGATAATTGGAAATTTGAAAAGGTCTTGTCAAGCTAGCAACTGGTATCCTTAGGCCAATAGATCCTGAAGTTAGGACAGTGCATGAAAGGCTACAGTCTCCTCACTTTTCTCCATACTTTGACAATTGCATTGGGGCAATAGATGGAACACATGTACCTATTGTGGTGCCAAGTACAAAGGTAGTTCAACATACATCAAGAAAAAGGTACTCTCAAAATATCTTGGCAATATGTGACTTTGATATGAGATATACCTTTATCGTTGCGGGATGGCCTGGATCAGTTCATGATATGAGGCTGTTCAACGACTCACTTCAAAAATATGGTGACAAGTTTCCACATCCACCTCAAGGTAATGGCAAGATCAATTGTTCATTTTATTTTATTGTTCCAAGATTTTTCATGACTCTTACAACAAGGTTCTCATGTGCAGGGAAATTTTATCTCGTCGACTCGAGCTACCCAAACTGACTGGGATATCTTGCACCGTACAGGGGTACAAAGTATCACATCCCGGAGTTTGTCAAGGCCCGGGGCCAAGAGGTAAAAGGGAGCTATTTAACTATGCACATTCTTCACTTCGAAATGTCATTAAGAGATCTTTTGGAGTATTAAAGATGAAGTGGAGGATTTTATTAGATTTAATGAGTTCCATGCCAAAACAAAGTAAAATAATTGTTGCTTGCACGGCACTCCATAATTTCATTCGTGAAAGTGCTTTGGCGGATTCTGACTTCGACATGTGTGATTGTGATGACGAATACATTCCATTGCCCGAAGCCTCATCTTCTCAAGGAAATGGAACTAATCCCCGTCATGGAGATGAAGATCGAACCATGAATCAATTTCGGGATTGGATAGCCGATGGTTTGTTCAATAGGGCATAGATGTAACTTTTTGCTGTTTGGAACTTCTGGACAATGTAATTCGTAATTTTGAGCTGTACATTTCAATTTGTTGGACATATTTGTAATTTGTAATTTGTGGACATCATAATGGAATCGCAATGCTCAAGCCAGCGCACAAGCACAGCCATGGAACAGAGCATGGCCGACGCTCGGCGCAACGGACCAGCTTTGGCAAGACCAGGGGCAGCAGACCAGAGGTATCATGACCTTTTTATGAGTGCTTTAATGGCCTTTAGTCCCAGCTTCCAAACAGGGTAGGGACTGTCCCCGCGCCACGTAGGTGGAGGTGGCCGAGCCGGCCAGCCATGAACTTCAGGCTCCCAAAGCCGATGGCCTGGTTACCTGGGCCCGCCGGCGCTACCAACGGTAAACTTCACGCTCCCGAAGCAGATGGAGCCTCTGCTGACTCCAGCCATAGCGTGACGCCGTGGGCCGCCATCGAGCGATCACGTGGCGGTGAGAGTGCGCGACTTCCCCTACCTAGCTGCCAACTATCGGTGTTTCGATCACCGGCTAGTAGTTTGTGCTGTGCTTCGTAGTGGCTCGATGGCTAACAATCGAAGGCAAGGATTTAGACTGGTTCGGGCGAATGCCCTACGTCTAGTATGGGGTGGTTCACTTCGTGTTCCTCATATTCGAATGCTGGGTGACGCGAAGTAGCCAAAGAGGGTGGCCAGCCCTGCTGATCAAACGTTCGTCATCGCTCGACAAGGGGAAGGGTGCCAAGGCCAAGCCGTCACGGTTCCCGCATTGCTTGCGGCCTCGCCGACGTCGGCGGCTAGTGCCAGAGCCGTTCGCCGCAGGAATCGGCAAGGCACTCACCGGTGGAACCATGGCAGCACACGAGGGGGGTGCACGGGAGACTGACCGCCAGACCGGACCAAGGCGAGGAACTATTGGCGGGGCAAAGCGCCGAGCCGGGCAGTTGTAGGAGCGGTGACCCGTGGCTCGACACCGGAAGCACTGAGTGGAGGATTGGCAGGACGCAGTCCGGTGCCGAGGAGAGAAACAATTGAAACACCGTCCCTGGAGGTCGACCGGGACAAAAGCGACGCAACTGGCTGGCAAGGCGCTGGAGCTCCTTGCGCGTGCGTGAAAGGATCTtgagatgcctagagggggggggggtgaataggcataCCTGAAAAACCTGAAAAATTCTTCACAGCAATTAAATGTGTCAGAACTTCCGACACTAgaccggaacttccgacaaaacTAAAGTTCGTATaagaaattcaaaattaaacttgaaattgcagaACCTGGTTGAATCCAAAGTTGCACAATGATACTAGGAGACTATTGCAGGTGATCTTTGTAAGCACAACAACTCGAGTACGTAGATCGGCAGAAAACAAACTCTAGGTTAATAggaactaaataaatgcaataaccacaagacacaagagatttATTCCTAAAGTTCACTtccactaaggaagctacgtctccATTGAGGAGCTCATAAAGAGCCgggtcttccactaaccctttacctcactcaatcaaccacaaaggaggattgagtcacctactatgaaatccacaaaggatagggtaatacaaacttcccgaGCCGCACATACACGAGAGGACTCTCCACGGGCGACACCAAACtgtctagaagcaagcttcaagagtaacaaacgtgAATCGAaggatgaagatgcttcaagtgctcttgagatgaacttggctgccCTTTCACTTAAAAGGTTgagtctcacacctcaatcttgctctcactcGAGCtctagctcaaatcaactaaaggattAGCTCAAAGAGGGATTGGGAGTTGTAGTAAATGCTCTTGGAGGTGTTTGTCTCGGGTCGGGTTAGGTCAGCAGCAAGTGAAGGGGGCtaagggggtataaatacccaagccccaaaaactagccgttagtgcaCTAGTTAAGTGATTGTTAAAACTTCCAACacagggtcggaacttccgaccaaTTAAAAACAGCTGCCCGAGGACCCCTTGTCAGAAGAATCCCGCTTCTTCCGACAAGTGTCGGAACTTCCAACCtagggtcggaacttccgacacacactGAAACAGTCAGAAAATTaggtgcacaagtgtgtgatttATGTCTCTCCTTGATGGTTAGCATCTCAAATAAGCACTTTGACACCTTCATGCTATCCATTCGCATCCGTTTTAATAGTGTTTTCTAAACTCAAAATCATAAAAGATCTTCTTTTAAGTCCACCACCATCCTTTAAGCAAATTTAGTGTCTTTTCTTACTTTTtttcattttattgaattttaacctgtccataactcgataaactcattagctccttaattttgtatgtcatcaataccaaacccacttagggggctAAATGCACTTTCAGTGCGCCAACTAACCGCCGTGTGACAGCCCTCCTCGTCCGGGCCAGACTGCAGGGGTAGCGGTCGGGAGGCGATAGGCCGCAGCATGACCCGGGGGGAGAAATCGCCGTCGGAACTCACCTTGGGTGCCGGGGAAGAGTTCGCCGGGGCCACATCGGCGCAGCCAGAAGAACGTCCTTGATTGATAACGGGGATGCGCCGCTGCCGGACTTCCCAGAAGGCGGGGTATCATGACACCAGCACAGGGCCTTACTACGCCCAGTTGCAGCACTAGGAAGGGCCCCCGAcaccggcggggaggaggaaggggaggtGGCTGCCGGGCTCGGAGTGAGCGACGGCGTGGGGCTAGTGGAGTGGGCGATGGTGTCGGGGTGGGtggaagggaggggagggagcaGGGGAGGCGAGAGGGCCGCCATCCTTCGTGGTTGTCCTCTTCTAATTTATCCTCTTCAACGCTGGCTGTTTCGCACTTCTCAGCAACAAAATTAGCCAACTCCCCAACTAAAGTTTAGACCATTAGCCCTCCAAACCTAGCTAACGAGGGCTAATTTCTAGCAGCGGATAGCAAAATACCAAAATACACTTGTCAAATCCTATCATCTCGCAACACATGCTTAGTATAGAGGTATAAACGACTTTTCACAGTACAACAACTGAAGTTTAGTCGATGCATCCAAACAGGATAGGACTAATTTTAGCCAACTAAAGTTTAGACATCTTTCCCTTCCTCCCGTTCTCGAGCTTGGTGTTCCATCCAGTGGAACTCATGGCGATAGTTGCTTAGCGAGGAGGCAGATCCAGGTCACCCTGGGCCAAATCCAGTCACTCCCCTACCGGATCTGTTCTCCCGAGGCTTTGGTGGCATGGTACCTTGTTGCAAGCGCGAGCTGCCATAGGGCTCAAGCAGCAAGGTGCTGGCGGAGGCCTAGGTTGGGGCTCCAGCTGTTGTAGGCCTGGAGTGGTGCCTTGCTCCATGAGCGAGCCGCCAAGAGTTGAAGCAGCAAGGTGCCGCTCCTCGCCCCGATCGTAGTGGTCGCAGTGCCGCGGCGTAGAGGCCCAGGATGGAACTTTTGGGTTGGTGCTCCAATCCAGTGGCTGCAGTTGCTCGTGGTTTCAACCGGCTGCCCAACAAGCTTCCTCCACCACCGCACCTTGTTGTGTGTGCGAGCCGCCAAGGGCTCAAGCAGCAAGGTGTATCTGACATGGTTGGGCCTGGGTGCAACTGTGGGCTCAGGCTCGATGGAGCTTGCGCGTTATCAAGCATGGCCGATGTGGTTTGACCTTGCGGTTGTAGGATTCCATGAGCTACAAGCGAAAGCTATGCCTGATCTTGTTGGGCTAACGACATCGACACATTTGGGCGCCGCTCACCTTTTTGGAGGCGTCGTCACGTCGCTCTCCTCCCATGGGAACTGCAAGTTCCTCCAGATGAAAATCCAATTCCGGTTCTACCTGATCAGTGGCGGTGGCGTCAATGACGTTGTATCCTACCTGTAAGCGTCGCCGTGGAGGTAACTCATTGGTTCCGCACAAAGTTCTTTACAAGGCTCATGGCTAAAATCCTCTTGATGATTGCACAAGCTGATTGCTTGCGAGCGCTTGCTACCAGTGGCTTAGCCCTGTCGTCATCCATTTCCTTGATTGCTTTGTCTCACCAAATGCCGGGTTGCGAGACCATGATCCCCTCTCTTGAATATTCTCGCTCTTGTGTCATCAACCCTCCCCTTTAGGGATTCCTCCCCTCAAATGGTATTGGCGGGCGATGATTGGATTCTGGATGTGCACAAATCACGGATGTTGTCTGTTGGGATCAACTTTGAGCTTCACACTCCCCTATGTTGTTGGTGGTGTGAATGTTCTTCACCTCTCATCTTCCCCTCAGCTGTACTCTTCAATCCTGCCAGGACGACCATGTATTTGGTGCCATGCACTCTTCATTACCGGCTTGCCGGCATCCGTGGTAAATCAATTCAGGTTTGCCCCCATTTCCACTAAAAAAAACCTTTAGCTTTAGCCCATCCAGATGAAAACAGGTTCTTAGCCTAGTttgtatatatttttttattaagAATCTCCTTTGTTAATGTAGTTTCTAGAGAACCATGGTATTTTGAATCTACAGTTTAAAATTATCATTTAAATGCTACCAACTTGTATAGAACCAAACTGCAGTTTTTACAAATGAGAGGAAAAATTGGGCATATGTTTGGATGCATGGTTCTTTTAGAGTTTTGGAGGACTACCACGTTTTCTGGAAAAGAAAAACAACTACGGTATCGGAAAGGTTTTGGGGTGCTTGAGTGTACtccattttttttataaaaCCCCTGTTTTCCTAACATCATAATATTTCTAGACTTTCAGAAAACTCGCGACAGAATTTCTAGACACAAAATTCCCACTAGTGACTAGTACATCACTAGCAAACAATGTGATTTTTACAACCGCCGGTGGAGAGATCGCGGTGCATTCCGAGTTCCCCTCAAATCCGTTTCTTCTCGAGAACCACCGACGAAAAACTTCGTCACCGACAGATGGGGCCCGCGTCCAAACCCACCGCGAAAGAGGCCcgccccgcctccgcgcgcCCCCTCCCGGCCACGCTCTGACCACGTCAGCAATCCGCGTCGAAACCCATCGCAGCCCAGCGCTAGCAGCGGCGCCAACGCCCCACGCCCCTCCACGTCATCGATCCGCGGCTCCTACCCCTGCACCAATCAGCGCCCGCCTCTCCTGGCCTATAAACCGCTCGCACCGCTCTCCTCTTCTCTACACCTCACAGCGATCGAATCCAAGCATCCCCTTCCCCCAAACACCACCGCGCCGCGAGCCCCAGAGCAGCCGCAGCACCACCGATGGCGCCCAAGGCGGAGAAGAAGCCGGCGGCGAAGAAGCCCGCGGAGGAGGAGCCCGCGGCCGAGAAGGCCGAGAAGGCCCCGGCGGGGAAGAAGCCCAAGGCGGAGAAGCGCCTCCCCGCGGGCAAGTCCAGCGCCGGCAAGGACGGCGAGGGCAAGAAGGGCAAGAAGAAGGCCAAGAAGAGCGTCGAGACCTACAAGATCTACATCTTCAAGGTGCTCAAGCAGGTGCACCCGGACATCGGCATCTCCTCCAAGGCCATGTCCATCATGAACTCCTTCATCAACGACATCTTCGAGAAGCTCGCCGGCGAGGCCGCCAAGCTCGCCCGCTACAACAAGAAGCCCACTATCACCTCCCGCGAGATCCAGACCTCCGTCCGCCTTGTCCTCCCCGGGGAGCTCGCCAAGCACGCTGTCTCCGAGGGCACCAAGGCCGTTACCAAGTTCACCTCGTCTTAGTTAGGTTTGCCGCCTCTGGTGGTGCCAGTACTAGTTCGGTTGGGTGGTGCTGCTAGTCCTGGCTCCCTCGGTTTAAATTATCTGGTAGCTGTAGTATTGTCTTCAGCAAAATCGAATGGAAATGGATGGTTAGTGTGTAGTTGTATGAACGAATTGTGTACCTAATGGATCTGGAGCATCAATGGTGCTTGTTCTATTAACTTCGTTCCTCTGTTCACTGTTATGACTCTGATTTGCTATGCTTGTTGGTTGCTTTATGTGGCGAACTAAATGACAATTCTGGCTCAGAAGTGATGTGCTTGCTAGTTGCATTCAGAAGTGTATGCTGTCTGGCCACTGCTCCTGTCGTGTTGTGAAGCATTTTTTGACATCTGTTGTACAATTGCTTGACTTTTGCCATATTTGATGTTCCAGAGAACATAACTCTGCTAACTGAAATGTACCACATGTGGCTTCGGTTATTTAGGGGGAATCATTTACCATAGCGGATGCTTATTTCTTGCTGTTTCGAAAGCCTGCAGCATAGAGGCTTCTCTTTCTGTTCCTTATCTATGCATAGAGGTTATTAACTTCGGTCCTCTGTTCACTGTTATGACTCTGATTTGCTATGCTTGTTTGTTGCTTTATGTGGTGAACTAAATGACAATTCTGGCTCAGAAGTGATGTGCTTACTAGTTGCATTATTGCATACTTTGAGATTTCTGTAGTGCTTTGAGATGTGAAATTTCTGGAGTAATTATTGTATCTGTTGTCGATTGCCATGTCTTCTGCATTTGTAGGTTCATAACATGCTTGGGTATTTCTGCTTGGATCCTAAAACATCTGTATGGATGGTTGTCTGGACAGGAGAAATGCTTGTCATTTTCAGTTAAACAGCTTTGTGAAGGCTAAAAGTATATTTGGGCATCATTTCTATAGTGAATTCTTGAGTATGTTCAATAAGCTTGTGTAGGCTGTCTGGCCACTGCTCCAGTGTTGTTGTGAAGCATCTTCTGGCATCTATTGTACAATTGCACCACCGGGATGCTTATTTCTTGCTGCTTGGAATGCCTTCTGCATAGAGGCTTCTCTTTCTGTTCCTTATCTATGCTAACTGAAATTACTGGAGATACAGAAAGGTTAGCCGGCAAAAATGAAATGTGCATCTTTCCCGACCTTCAGCTCTGATTGTTTACTTCTCTTGAAATTTTCGTATTGATGTTTCTGTCTCTTGATGCACTCCTGTTCTGATCAGCTTCCTGGTTATTTTATCACATGCAATTCCATGCCTACACCCAGCACTGGGGTTCTCAGTGGTGTCACTTGGAGCCAGTGGCGGACGCAGGACGACAAACTAGGTGGGGCGAAAAAGACCGGTCACGACAATCTCCTTATTTACCTGTACAAACAATAACAAAATTAGAGCTGCTCTAATTACGTAAACGTGAGGCTGCGAGGAAATAATCTAACCTCGATCGCGGATTGGGGTCGACGGACGGCGATCCGCTGTGAATTGTGCTGAATTGGGGAGATTCagtgcctttttttttttggggggggggggcgctcgagcgggcggggggggggggggggggggtcttctGCAGGCGGGCGCCCGGCGGCGCTCGACCGGGGGTGGTGGTGGGGGGGCCTCCTGCGGGCGGGCGCTCGGCGGCACTCGAccgggtggggggggggggggggggcgctccTGCGGGCCCCTcgggcggggcgggcggcgccgggggggaGGGGCCCTCCGcacgggcggcgctcggcgggggcgggggggggggggtgctccAGCGggcgggacgggcggcgctggagggggGGGCCTCGGGCGGggcaggcggcgcggggggggggggggggggctctccGCGCGGGCGGCGCTTGGCGGGGGCAGGGGGCTCTGCGTGctcggcggcggagcgggggggggggggcgggggtcGGGGGGAGTCCGGGAgtgggcgggggcggggggttTGGGGCCGGGCTGGCTGGGTGGGGGGTGGGGCGGGGGGCGAAGCGCCGCCGGATGGTGGGCCGAGGATGGGCCGTGGGCGGGACCGCGGGAAAGAAGTGGGCCGGGTGGTCTGCTGGGCCAAATTTAGCACCAGAGCCTGTTTCGCCCCACCTAATGTTTAATTTTTTCCTAACTTTGCAGTGCACTATAAAAGGATCTCAAAATTTGAGGTGGGGCGATGGCCCACCTTGCCCCCACTGTGGGTCCGCCCCTGGCTGGGGGCGGCGGGTGTCCCGTGCGCTGCGCGGGGAAggcggagggaggaggagggccaaACAGAGACGAGGCTATCTGGCCGCCTGgggcccgctgataggtggggcCACGGAGACAGTGGGTACTGGGTAGTCTGCCGTCTGAAGTCTGAACCAGTGCCCGCGGGAAATGGGCATCACGTTTTTTTTATACTATAAGCGGGGTAGTACTAAACGagtttttttttgaatttttttgcATGCTGATCTGGCTTGCAAGTGGCAGTGGCGTTCTTTTTGTCTAGCCCCAAGCAATTTCGTAGAGCCTTGTTGGCCACAAAACCTCAATTGTTGAAATCACATACAACAAACTTAAAGAACATATATGGAAAGCTAAAACCCCAAAACCTTGTTTGCCTCTGCATCTTCATTGAGAAGACAGGCTAATCATCGAATCCTATATTCAAACCAGCCTGTCACATCACTCCCACATTAAAACTCAACGGTAAACACAACGCAGATAAGTACGGCCGCACTAGTCATAATCATAAGAAGCTAGCACTGGGGCAGGCTATTTGGTAAACAAATCAACAGCAAACAGTCCGGCATTGAGATCACGGGGTACGGAGCACACAACGAATCTCCCCCATCAGGTTCTCAGATGGGGACGAGAATACGAGGAGGAGGACAAGGACGGAGATCGAATCCACGAACCTGGCGAGGCGGGTGTAGAATAGCTGCTTGGAGAGCTCCTGGCACTTCTCGATGGTGGGTGGCTCCACGACGTACTTCTTGTTCTTCTCGACGAGCGCCCGCTGGTACGCGCACCCGTGCTTCGCAGCGAACCGCGTCGCCTCGCACGCCTTCGCCTGCAGCTGCGCCAGCCTCGACGGCAGAGCCATGGATCTACTCCGGCTGGGACGCGGGTCCTGCGGCGGGGCACAAGCGGGTTCGTTACAGTGTGGTGAGATCGCGAGAGGCCGAGAAGAACCCCGCGTTGATTCGCTCGACTGGGATGGGGTTCACCTCTTGCCCTTGGGAACAGATCGGCGGGGGAGAGGCGATCGgggaggacggcggcgcgggctcGTTTCCGGGTTCGTGCCTGTGCAGTGCAGCTGTGCTGTCCTGGGGGGCGGATTCAGGAGGCAAGTGTAGGTGGAGCCCAGTAATTGCCGGGGTTTTTTTTTTGGCTTGGGGAAGAGGTCAATGCGATACGGCGAAGGAAGATTTCTTTTCCATCTACGCATGGGTGAGGGTGATTTGCATCAACATTTGGAGCATGTAAATTCCCAACAGCTACGCGAGCCAATTACTCGGTTCAAGAATATAATCTCCGAAGTTCGAAATTGCAGGAGTGCTCAGGATTACTTTTCTGTTTTGAGGAATACTCAGGATTACCGGTCATGACCAATTTGTTGCCCAAGAATCTCCATACAATCAGATCTCATCACAGAACAGCACATTACAACCTCTAGCGTAACACACGAACACTAACAAAGCAGCAACATTCCACCACTAGGTGTTTCGTTGTTTGTCCAGAGACTGCGGGCCAGGCCCGGGGTTCAGCACACCAGTTCCATGCTCACGTCCGCACTTCTCAGACGACTAGCCTAGGTCGCACAGACTCTTGGGACACAACAGCTAGGCGAGAATTCAGAGAGACCGCGCCGGCAGTTACTTGGTCCACCAGTGGAGGAAATCCTTGCGCCTGTTGATCTTCTTCTGCAGCTGAAGAACGCCGTATAGCAGAGCTTCGGCGGTCGGCGGGCATCCAGGGACGTAGATGTCCACGGGGACGATCCGGTCGCACCCCCGCACAACGGAGTAGGAGTAGTGGTAGTATCCGCCGCCGTTGGCGCAGCTGCCCATCGAAATAACCCAGCGGGGCTCTGGCATCTGGTCATAGACTCTGCAGGAGAACCAACAAAGATGAAAACGTCAGCACTGCTGGGGAACCACAAGCTGGTAAGATTGTATTGTAAGAAGCAGGAACAATCTCAGCGGAAATGGCCTCAACATCAAAGAAGATTTTGACTCAGGCAGAATCCATGAGGAATTTCTCTGTTTTGATATCTCTACTAAGACATTGCAAATACCAGTGATTGTGCTGGACGAGAAGTCGAGAGCATAAGCCTTGCCAGAGCAAGGAAACGTGTGAAAGAAACACAATGGGAATTTTTCTTCAAGTTACTGACGACTGACACTATCGTCTTTCAACTAACAGAAGGAAACAGGACTGGGACTAATGATCACTGTTCACTGAATTAAGAAATCAAACGGCCGCACTGCCGATATCTAACTAGAATAACATAGAGCTGTTCTTATTCAGGCCAAAATAAAATCAACAAAATCACACAAGTCTCAAGTCTGTATGATCTACGTAAGCGAACAGTAAGACAAAGGTTAGGTGTAGCAAACAAAAATTACTTGCGAAGCGCGGGCGCCATCTTGTTGGTGAGCGTGCCGGCGACGATCATGCAGTCGGACTGGCGCGGCGAGGGGCGGAAGATGACGCCGAAGCGGTCG
Protein-coding sequences here:
- the LOC112893247 gene encoding NADH dehydrogenase [ubiquinone] iron-sulfur protein 7, mitochondrial-like encodes the protein MALLPRTARLALLSASPRAYSAAAAASSAAATRPAPYGGAPPPAPMSKAAEFVVSKVDDLMNWARRGSIWPMTFGLACCAVEMMHAGASRYDFDRFGVIFRPSPRQSDCMIVAGTLTNKMAPALRKVYDQMPEPRWVISMGSCANGGGYYHYSYSVVRGCDRIVPVDIYVPGCPPTAEALLYGVLQLQKKINRRKDFLHWWTK
- the LOC112895852 gene encoding histone H2B.1-like: MAPKAEKKPAAKKPAEEEPAAEKAEKAPAGKKPKAEKRLPAGKSSAGKDGEGKKGKKKAKKSVETYKIYIFKVLKQVHPDIGISSKAMSIMNSFINDIFEKLAGEAAKLARYNKKPTITSREIQTSVRLVLPGELAKHAVSEGTKAVTKFTSS